Proteins encoded by one window of Psychrilyobacter piezotolerans:
- a CDS encoding ATPase, whose amino-acid sequence MFDTLIFGDEVKLFLKNELRQNKEAGTYLFYGDKGIDLLGLATAFTMAMNCPELENDYCGVCEVCKKIKHGNYADLEIVGLLQGESKVGIDKIKNTIYKASSSSYEGRKKVFIIKDIESMNKYSANALLKIMEEPPKGTFFILVSNTLNILPTILSRSIVVKVDKPSAEDLGITEKVYNFFMGNMGEILEWKEERFDLNEIRSYSNLGEYLNLYLAEKKLKYKIDLLKGIDDYIYNAERIKRSEKLSIVFDLLFILQDDKLVENKSHERKVIEELMHIFIVRLKTPKYTEKLIELKQGLRHNVNTQAALTLFFLNF is encoded by the coding sequence ATGTTTGATACTTTGATTTTTGGAGATGAAGTTAAGCTGTTTCTAAAAAATGAATTGAGACAAAATAAGGAAGCAGGAACCTACCTTTTCTATGGGGATAAAGGGATAGACCTGTTGGGGTTGGCAACAGCATTTACCATGGCTATGAATTGCCCGGAATTAGAAAATGATTATTGCGGTGTCTGTGAAGTGTGTAAAAAGATAAAGCACGGAAACTATGCTGACTTAGAGATCGTAGGCCTCCTGCAGGGAGAGAGCAAGGTCGGAATAGATAAGATAAAAAACACCATATATAAGGCCTCCAGTTCCAGTTATGAAGGAAGAAAAAAAGTGTTTATTATAAAGGATATTGAGAGTATGAATAAATATTCTGCAAATGCTCTCCTAAAAATAATGGAAGAACCTCCTAAGGGGACGTTTTTCATCCTTGTATCCAATACTTTAAATATTTTACCGACCATCTTATCCAGATCTATTGTGGTAAAGGTCGATAAACCCTCTGCTGAGGATCTGGGGATCACAGAAAAAGTATATAATTTTTTTATGGGAAATATGGGTGAGATATTGGAATGGAAGGAGGAAAGGTTTGATCTCAATGAGATCAGGTCTTACTCCAACCTAGGTGAATATCTGAATCTATATCTTGCAGAAAAAAAATTAAAATATAAGATCGATCTATTAAAGGGGATAGATGACTATATATATAATGCAGAGAGGATAAAAAGATCAGAAAAACTTTCTATAGTTTTTGATCTGTTATTCATTTTACAGGATGATAAACTGGTGGAAAATAAGTCTCATGAGAGAAAAGTAATCGAAGAATTGATGCATATATTCATCGTAAGGTTAAAAACTCCTAAATATACAGAAAAATTGATAGAATTAAAACAAGGGCTGAGGCATAACGTTAATACCCAGGCAGCATTAACTTTATTTTTTCTGAATTTTTAG
- a CDS encoding rod shape-determining protein: MKKKSKFKFNISFPGFKFQKSIGIDLGTANTLVYDKQKEKIVLNEPSVVAVDRETKKVLAVGKEAKDMLGKTPDHIMAVRPLREGVIADYDITEAMIKYFIKKVFGKFNMILPEVMICVPIEVTGVEKRAVLEAAISAGAKRAYLIEEARAAALGAGIDISAPEGNMIVDIGGGSTDIAVISLGGTIVSKSIRIAGNNFDEDIIKYIKRRHNLLIGEKTAEEIKIKIGTAIPLEEDETMIIKGRDLMTGLPKPLEISSSEVLDAIKDSLDAIVTSVKQVLEKTPPELSADIVDKGIVMAGGGSMIRNFPELLAKNTLLNVVLAENALESVVLGAGLALDKLDVLRKIEKAER, encoded by the coding sequence ATGAAGAAAAAAAGTAAATTTAAATTTAATATTAGTTTTCCAGGCTTTAAATTTCAAAAAAGTATAGGGATAGATCTTGGAACAGCCAATACATTGGTATATGACAAACAAAAAGAAAAAATTGTTTTGAATGAACCATCTGTAGTAGCTGTAGACAGGGAAACAAAAAAAGTCTTGGCAGTAGGGAAAGAAGCAAAGGATATGCTGGGGAAAACACCTGATCATATAATGGCTGTAAGACCACTCCGTGAGGGTGTTATAGCGGATTACGATATTACAGAAGCAATGATAAAGTATTTTATAAAAAAAGTCTTCGGAAAGTTTAACATGATCTTGCCGGAGGTAATGATCTGTGTCCCTATCGAAGTAACCGGGGTAGAAAAAAGAGCGGTATTAGAAGCTGCAATTTCAGCAGGAGCGAAGAGAGCTTACTTAATAGAGGAGGCCAGAGCAGCGGCATTGGGAGCGGGGATAGATATCTCGGCACCTGAGGGAAATATGATAGTGGATATTGGCGGAGGATCTACAGATATAGCTGTAATTTCCCTGGGTGGAACTATTGTAAGTAAATCTATCAGGATTGCGGGAAATAATTTTGATGAAGATATTATTAAATATATAAAGAGAAGACACAATCTGTTGATTGGGGAAAAAACTGCCGAAGAGATCAAGATCAAGATAGGTACGGCAATTCCTTTAGAAGAAGACGAAACAATGATAATTAAAGGAAGAGACCTTATGACTGGATTACCGAAGCCGTTGGAGATAAGTTCTAGTGAAGTACTGGATGCCATAAAAGATTCCCTGGATGCTATAGTAACCAGTGTTAAGCAGGTTTTAGAAAAAACACCACCGGAATTATCAGCTGATATAGTAGACAAGGGGATAGTTATGGCAGGCGGGGGATCAATGATTAGAAACTTCCCGGAATTACTGGCTAAAAATACCCTTTTAAATGTGGTTTTAGCTGAAAATGCCCTAGAATCAGTGGTACTGGGTGCTGGATTAGCCCTTGATAAATTGGACGTTCTTAGAAAAATAGAAAAGGCTGAAAGATAA
- a CDS encoding ribonuclease III domain-containing protein: MENIRVKELNGLALAYLGDAVWELRLREKFIARNLKVKDLNKLVKAHVSAVAQSKIYLSVVDELEDEYRACAKRARNSKISTFPKSCTMKEYKNATAFEALIAMCYINKREDIIEEIIENYVFEKKNDEK; encoded by the coding sequence ATGGAAAATATAAGGGTAAAAGAATTAAACGGATTGGCGCTGGCATATTTGGGAGATGCCGTCTGGGAGTTGAGGCTTCGGGAAAAATTTATAGCAAGAAATCTTAAGGTAAAGGATTTGAATAAATTGGTCAAGGCTCATGTGAGTGCTGTGGCACAGAGTAAGATATATTTAAGTGTGGTAGATGAGCTGGAAGATGAATACAGAGCTTGTGCCAAAAGAGCCAGAAATTCCAAAATTTCAACTTTTCCAAAATCGTGTACTATGAAGGAATATAAAAATGCAACAGCATTTGAGGCCTTGATTGCCATGTGTTATATAAATAAGAGGGAAGACATAATAGAGGAAATTATAGAAAATTATGTATTTGAAAAGAAAAATGATGAGAAATAA
- the cysS gene encoding cysteine--tRNA ligase has product MIKIHNTLTKKLEEFVPIEPGKVKMYVCGPTVYNYIHIGNARPAIFFDTVRRYFEYRDYKVTYVQNFTDVDDKMIERANAEGVTVKDIADKYIAAYLEDTKKVNLKEEGMIRPKATDHIKEMIKSIKILESKGYAYESNGDVYFDVEKYKENYGELSGQKIEDLKAGARVEITDIKKSSVDFALWKAAKEGELSWGSPWGKGRPGWHIECSAMSEKYLGASFDIHGGGQDLIFPHHENEIAQSKCSYGGDYARYWIHNGYINIKGEKMSKSKGNFFLLREILEEYEGKVVRFFMLSSHYRKPVDFSDKELDMAKSAINRIENSMLAMLEKLDTETSAEGSDGLELKAVLESSEQRFVEAMDEDFNTAQAIGVLFELIKEANKFMEQKLSDDGKAVLKNVFDFLKTTLVDVLGVEIVAEKQIKDLTAELIELLKEVGIENSLGDSAGNLTVELIEFLIEKRKAAKKDRNFALSDEIRDKMAEIGVKIKDGREKTTWKI; this is encoded by the coding sequence ATGATTAAGATACACAATACACTTACTAAAAAATTAGAAGAATTTGTTCCTATAGAACCTGGTAAGGTGAAGATGTATGTTTGCGGGCCGACAGTATACAACTATATCCATATAGGAAATGCAAGACCTGCCATCTTCTTCGATACAGTAAGAAGATACTTTGAATATAGAGATTATAAAGTTACATACGTACAAAACTTTACCGATGTAGATGATAAGATGATAGAAAGAGCCAATGCTGAAGGGGTAACGGTGAAGGATATAGCTGACAAATATATCGCTGCTTATCTGGAAGATACAAAAAAAGTCAACTTAAAAGAAGAGGGTATGATAAGACCTAAGGCTACCGACCATATCAAAGAGATGATAAAATCTATCAAAATCTTGGAGAGTAAAGGGTATGCCTATGAATCTAATGGGGATGTATACTTTGACGTGGAAAAGTATAAAGAAAATTATGGTGAGTTATCAGGGCAAAAGATTGAAGATTTAAAAGCTGGAGCCAGGGTAGAAATTACCGATATAAAAAAATCATCTGTGGATTTTGCCCTCTGGAAAGCAGCAAAAGAAGGGGAGCTTTCTTGGGGATCGCCTTGGGGTAAGGGTAGACCGGGATGGCACATTGAGTGCAGTGCTATGAGTGAAAAATATTTAGGGGCATCATTTGATATTCATGGGGGGGGGCAGGATCTTATATTCCCCCATCATGAAAATGAGATAGCCCAATCAAAGTGTTCTTATGGCGGAGACTATGCCAGATACTGGATCCACAACGGTTATATCAATATCAAAGGGGAAAAAATGTCTAAATCTAAGGGGAATTTCTTCCTTCTCCGTGAAATATTGGAGGAGTATGAGGGGAAGGTAGTGAGGTTCTTCATGCTTTCGTCTCACTATAGAAAACCTGTTGATTTTTCCGATAAAGAACTAGATATGGCTAAGAGTGCCATAAACAGGATTGAAAATAGTATGCTGGCTATGCTGGAAAAACTGGATACTGAAACTTCAGCTGAAGGCAGTGACGGGCTAGAATTAAAGGCTGTGCTGGAGAGTTCTGAACAGAGGTTTGTAGAAGCTATGGATGAGGATTTTAATACCGCACAAGCTATAGGGGTATTATTTGAGCTTATAAAAGAAGCCAATAAATTTATGGAACAAAAACTAAGTGATGACGGAAAAGCAGTGCTGAAAAATGTTTTTGATTTCTTAAAGACTACCCTGGTAGATGTATTGGGAGTGGAAATCGTGGCGGAAAAACAGATCAAAGACCTCACTGCAGAATTGATTGAACTTCTAAAAGAAGTAGGGATAGAAAATTCATTAGGAGACAGTGCAGGAAACTTAACTGTGGAATTGATAGAATTTTTAATAGAGAAGAGAAAAGCTGCTAAAAAAGACAGGAACTTTGCATTATCCGATGAAATCAGGGATAAGATGGCTGAAATTGGTGTAAAAATAAAGGACGGAAGGGAAAAAACTACATGGAAAATATAA